The Clostridium aceticum genomic interval CATGTAAAGGAGATCTTGTATTTTGCCCATGCTTCAACAGCTTGGGTTTCCTATGATAAGTCAAAAGAAGTGATAGAGATGATAAATTCTAATGGTCAAGAGGGCATAAATATAGAAGAAATTTTAAAAGAAACTGGGCTAAATAAAGAGGGCATATATGTATTAACAGCTGTAGATGGTTATACAGTGGAAGTGGACAAAGGTGATTTTAAAAACAGCATATTGTATCAAGGGGAAAAAGGGGAATTGACTACCTATTTTGAAGGATTACCTAAAAATACAAGCATAAAAGGTCTACTCTCTATAGAGGCAAAAAAATAATTGCGACTGATAAGGGAGGTGAAATTTATGCTGGTATCAAGAAAAAGATTGCTAAAAAGGTTTTCTATATTTGATTTAGTAGTTATGGCTATGATGGCGTCCTTAGGGATTGCCATCAAGCCAGTGATTGTTCCCCTAGCGCATATTATCACAGGACCCCTTTATATACCTGGAGGCGTCATTGCTGGAGGCTTCTATATGTTGTGGCTGGTATTAGGGGTAGGGCTTGTGGGGAAAAGAGGAACAGCTACCCTTATTGCACTGGTACAGGCCATCATGGTAATAGCAATAGGCGTGTTTGGAACCCACGGCATTGTGAGTTTTATTACCTATTTACTACCGGGTCTAGCTGTAGATTTTTTATTTTTTATACTTGGACATAAAGGTTGTTGTGCAGTATGTTGTTTTCTAGGAGGAATTGCGGCTAATATCAGCGGT includes:
- a CDS encoding ECF transporter S component produces the protein MLVSRKRLLKRFSIFDLVVMAMMASLGIAIKPVIVPLAHIITGPLYIPGGVIAGGFYMLWLVLGVGLVGKRGTATLIALVQAIMVIAIGVFGTHGIVSFITYLLPGLAVDFLFFILGHKGCCAVCCFLGGIAANISGTFLVNVVFFQLPLIPLILSLSAAALSGGLGGLVAYAIIKQFQNFHLLNQEI